Proteins encoded by one window of Pempheris klunzingeri isolate RE-2024b chromosome 14, fPemKlu1.hap1, whole genome shotgun sequence:
- the LOC139213179 gene encoding heart- and neural crest derivatives-expressed protein 1-like yields the protein MNLIGGYQHHHHLMHEPFPFVQRCHQDAPYFQSWVVNHGEVPPDFQIQTPYPAAELGAPGATHDARLEGLQAGMGKRRTSGPKKERRRTESINTAFAELRECIPNVPADTKLSKIKTLRLATSYIAYLMDVLAKDSGETEGFKAEIKKFENRDLKRKREPTDGLQESLGAEKKVKGRTGWPQQVWALELNQ from the exons ATGAACCTCATCGGGGGCtaccagcatcaccaccacctgaTGCACGAACCCTTCCCGTTCGTCCAGCGGTGTCACCAGGATGCGCCGTACTTCCAGAGCTGGGTGGTGAACCACGGCGAGGTGCCCCcggacttccagatccagacgCCCTACCCGGCCGCGGAGCTCGGAGCGCCCGGAGCGACGCACGACGCCCGGCTGGAGGGGCTCCAGGCGGGGatggggaagaggaggacgTCTGGGCCGAAAAAGGAGCGTCGGCGGACGGAGAGCATCAACACAGCTTTCGCCGAGCTGAGGGAGTGTATCCCCAACGTCCCGGCGGACACTAAACTGTCTAAAATTAAAACTTTACGCCTGGCGACCAGTTACATCGCCTACCTGATGGACGTCCTGGCCAAAGACTCCGGGGAGACGGAGGGCTTTAAGGCCGAAATTAAGAAATTTGAAAACCGGGATCTGAAAAGGAAACGAGAGCCG ACTGACGGCCTGCAGGAGTCTTTAGGAGCCGAGAAGAAGGTGAAGGGCCGGACCGGGTGGCCGCAGCAGGTCTGGGCTCTGGAGCTCAACCAGTGA
- the sap30l gene encoding histone deacetylase complex subunit SAP30L: MNGFSTEEDSHDGPPAPPFYGQSCCLIEDGERCGRSAGNASFSKRIQKSISQKKLKLDIDKTVRHLYICDFHKNFIQSVRNKRKRKTSDDGGESPDHDVEVPEVDLFQLQVNTLRRYKRHYKLQTRPGLNKAQLAETVSRHFRNIPVNEKETLTYFIYMVKSSKSRLDQKGDGSKPLD; this comes from the exons ATGAATGGGttcagcacagaggaggacagcCACGACGGACCGCCCGCTCCGCCGTTTTACggacagagctgctgtctgatcgAGGACGGGGAGCGCTGCGGCCGGTCAGCTGGAAACGCCTCCTTCAGCAAGAGGATCCAGAAGAGCATATCGCAGAAGAAACTCAAACTGGACATCGACAAGACT GTGCGACACCTCTACATCTGCGACTTCCATAAGAACTTCATTCAGAGTGTCCgcaacaagaggaagaggaagaccagTGATGATGGAGGAGAGTCCCCGGATCATGATGTGGAGGTGCCTGAG GTCGACCTTTTCCAGCTGCAGGTGAACACGTTGAGACGCTATAAGCGACACTACAAGCTGCAGACCAGACCGGGGCTCAACAAGGCCCAGCTGGCAGAG ACGGTGAGTCGTCACTTCAGGAATATTCCGGTGAACGAGAAGGAGACGCTGACCTACTTTATTTACATGGTGAAGAGCAGCAAGAGCCGCTTGGACCAGAAAGGCGACGGCAGCAAGCCACTGGACTAA